In the Pseudonocardia cypriaca genome, one interval contains:
- a CDS encoding chemotaxis protein CheB, with product MGRRLIVMGASAGGVEALRAVVAGLPPDFAASVVVVLHIPRGSPSALPGILDRAGPLPAVPAEQGALLRPGVVYTAPADHHVLVVDGHLQLSTGPSENGHRPAIDPLFRSAALSYGPDAIGVVLSGTRDDGTAGLAVIAARGGTPVVQEPDDALHAAMPASALAQVPGALVHPATKIGPVLGELVSRPVAAAPVEDDELLRAETRIAATGVPTTDTLDGATPSAFSCPDCHGVLFELPGMPAPRFRCRVGHAWSPGALEVAQARAVDEALWAAVRALEEKADLVERLASAAHEHGRTRSAAAYALRAARTRGQAQQLRHLVEDGWAEREQDGGAIEE from the coding sequence ATGGGCCGGCGGTTGATCGTGATGGGCGCGTCCGCGGGCGGCGTCGAAGCCTTGCGCGCGGTCGTCGCGGGACTCCCGCCGGATTTCGCCGCGTCCGTGGTCGTGGTGCTGCACATCCCCCGCGGCTCGCCGAGCGCGCTGCCCGGGATCCTGGACCGCGCGGGGCCACTGCCCGCCGTTCCCGCCGAGCAGGGCGCCCTGCTGCGCCCCGGTGTCGTCTACACGGCGCCGGCCGACCACCACGTCCTGGTCGTCGACGGACACCTGCAGCTCTCCACCGGGCCGAGCGAGAACGGCCACCGGCCGGCCATCGACCCGCTGTTCCGCTCGGCGGCGCTCTCGTACGGACCCGACGCCATCGGAGTGGTGCTCTCCGGCACGCGCGACGACGGCACCGCCGGGTTGGCGGTCATCGCCGCGCGGGGCGGCACGCCGGTCGTGCAGGAACCCGACGACGCCCTCCACGCGGCGATGCCGGCCAGCGCGCTCGCCCAGGTACCCGGTGCGCTCGTCCACCCCGCCACGAAGATCGGGCCGGTGCTCGGTGAGCTGGTGAGCCGGCCGGTGGCAGCGGCCCCCGTCGAGGACGACGAGCTGCTGCGCGCCGAGACGCGGATCGCCGCGACGGGCGTGCCCACCACCGACACCCTGGACGGCGCCACGCCGTCGGCGTTCAGCTGCCCGGACTGCCACGGCGTGCTGTTCGAGCTGCCGGGCATGCCCGCGCCGCGGTTCCGCTGCCGGGTCGGGCACGCCTGGTCACCCGGCGCCCTGGAGGTGGCTCAGGCCCGCGCGGTGGACGAGGCGCTCTGGGCCGCGGTGCGAGCGCTCGAGGAGAAGGCGGACCTCGTGGAGCGGCTCGCCTCGGCCGCCCACGAACACGGGCGCACGCGCTCCGCAGCGGCGTATGCACTGCGCGCTGCTCGCACGAGGGGCCAGGCGCAGCAGCTGCGCCACCTGGTCGAGGACGGCTGGGCGGAACGGGAGCAGGACGGTGGAGCGATCGAGGAGTGA